In Calderihabitans maritimus, the following are encoded in one genomic region:
- a CDS encoding Fur family transcriptional regulator, translating to MSKLADLEEKLAEKGYKITNQRRAILEVFLQAGAQYLTAQGLFERVLKKLPRTNFSTVYRNLGVLKGAGIISEVDTGQGTSGYVLTADDSHHHHLVCRSCGRMRKIDFCPLQNGREFDWSGFVPLEHKFEIYGYCRRCAAQLAE from the coding sequence TTGTCCAAGTTAGCGGACCTGGAGGAAAAGCTAGCCGAAAAGGGATATAAAATTACCAATCAGAGGCGGGCCATTTTGGAAGTTTTTTTGCAGGCAGGAGCCCAGTATCTGACTGCTCAGGGCCTTTTCGAAAGAGTGCTGAAGAAACTGCCCCGCACTAATTTTTCCACCGTGTACCGCAATCTGGGGGTGCTTAAAGGGGCGGGCATCATTTCTGAGGTGGACACGGGTCAAGGTACGAGCGGGTATGTGCTCACAGCAGATGACAGTCATCATCACCACCTGGTCTGCCGTTCCTGTGGACGTATGCGGAAGATTGACTTTTGTCCCCTGCAGAACGGGAGAGAGTTTGACTGGTCCGGATTTGTCCCTCTGGAACATAAATTTGAGATTTACGGCTACTGCCGGCGATGTGCGGCTCAACTGGCTGAGTAA
- a CDS encoding metal ABC transporter permease: protein MPEILQYGFMQRALLTGIIIAVVCPTIGLFLVLRRLSMIGDTLAHVSLAGVALGLVTGLNVLLSSLIFTGLAALGLEKLRRAYHQYAEIAAAIMLSFGVSLAIILVGLGRGDTSGLFAYLFGSLVAISPTDLVLIAAIGLVVMLVVVWLYRELFYISFDEEGARLAGVPVGAVNLVFMFLAALTVTVSMRMVGVLLISSLMVLPVATSLQLAGSFRQAHLGAVAVALFSVIAGLFLAYYLDTPPGGTIIMVSVFLLVLALAGKNVLSSGQQEDGLSVDPGVDA from the coding sequence GTGCCTGAAATATTGCAGTACGGCTTCATGCAGAGAGCTTTGCTGACGGGAATAATTATAGCCGTGGTCTGTCCGACCATCGGTTTGTTCTTGGTGCTGCGGCGCCTGTCCATGATCGGGGATACCTTGGCTCATGTATCCCTGGCCGGAGTGGCTTTGGGACTGGTAACCGGGCTTAACGTCCTTTTGTCTTCCCTGATCTTTACCGGGCTGGCAGCCCTCGGTTTGGAAAAACTGCGTCGGGCCTACCACCAATACGCGGAGATAGCGGCGGCCATCATGTTGTCCTTTGGGGTAAGTCTAGCGATAATTCTGGTAGGGCTGGGCCGGGGAGATACATCCGGCCTGTTTGCCTACCTATTCGGCAGTCTGGTGGCTATTTCACCTACCGACTTGGTCTTAATAGCAGCCATCGGGCTGGTGGTAATGCTGGTAGTAGTGTGGCTTTACCGGGAGTTATTTTATATTTCTTTTGATGAGGAAGGAGCCCGCCTGGCCGGAGTGCCGGTGGGGGCAGTCAACCTTGTTTTTATGTTTCTGGCTGCTCTGACGGTTACGGTGTCTATGCGCATGGTGGGCGTTTTGCTGATTTCTTCCCTGATGGTACTTCCGGTAGCCACCAGCCTTCAACTGGCGGGGAGTTTCCGGCAGGCCCATTTGGGAGCGGTGGCAGTTGCCTTGTTTTCCGTTATTGCCGGCCTGTTTCTGGCCTATTATCTGGATACCCCGCCGGGTGGTACCATAATTATGGTATCTGTTTTTCTTCTGGTATTGGCACTGGCAGGCAAAAATGTTTTAAGCAGCGGTCAACAGGAAGACGGCCTGAGTGTCGACCCGGGTGTTGACGCCTGA
- a CDS encoding metal ABC transporter ATP-binding protein — protein MKQILEFNKVSFSYGDKPLLREISFKVAKGDFVALVGPNGSGKSTLLKLALGILKPQQGTVKLFGQDVCRFREWSRVGYVAQRNGHLNPAFPATVEEVIALNLYGRVGPFRRLRQCHRNKIKEVLKKFGLEEYSRSRLGNLSGGQQQKVFIARALMNDPEIVFLDEPATGLDRQTQEQIHELLGRLNQEMGITLLVITHYPGLIAHKVNRLFCLENQRLHVHAGTDTGYEELFHYH, from the coding sequence ATGAAGCAAATTCTGGAATTTAACAAGGTGAGTTTCAGTTATGGCGACAAACCGTTATTGAGAGAGATTAGCTTTAAGGTTGCCAAAGGAGATTTTGTGGCTCTGGTAGGGCCTAACGGTTCCGGGAAAAGCACCCTTTTGAAACTGGCCCTGGGTATCCTGAAGCCTCAACAGGGAACCGTAAAACTGTTCGGCCAGGATGTCTGCCGATTCCGGGAATGGTCCCGGGTAGGTTACGTAGCCCAGAGAAACGGGCATTTGAACCCGGCTTTCCCAGCGACGGTGGAAGAAGTGATAGCACTCAATCTTTACGGGCGGGTGGGGCCCTTTCGCCGTCTGCGGCAGTGTCATCGGAACAAGATTAAAGAAGTGTTGAAAAAGTTTGGGTTGGAGGAGTACAGCCGGAGCCGCTTGGGAAACCTGTCGGGGGGCCAGCAGCAAAAGGTATTTATCGCTAGGGCTTTGATGAATGATCCGGAGATTGTCTTTCTTGATGAACCGGCGACCGGACTGGACCGGCAGACCCAGGAGCAAATCCACGAATTGTTGGGAAGATTAAATCAAGAGATGGGAATTACCCTGCTGGTTATTACCCACTACCCCGGACTGATTGCCCATAAGGTTAACCGTCTCTTTTGCCTGGAAAACCAGAGGCTTCATGTACATGCCGGGACTGACACTGGGTACGAGGAACTGTTTCATTATCATTAG
- a CDS encoding metal ABC transporter solute-binding protein, Zn/Mn family, with translation GVSRREIVVSHAAFGHLARRYGLKQIPIMGLAPDAEPSPARLAELAKLCREKGIKYIFFEELASPRVSRTLAREVGAEVLVLDPLEALTREETQRGRDYFSVMEENLDRLKKALE, from the coding sequence GGTGTTTCCCGCCGGGAGATAGTAGTCTCCCATGCGGCTTTCGGCCACCTGGCCCGCCGCTACGGCCTGAAGCAGATACCTATTATGGGCCTGGCACCGGACGCAGAGCCGAGTCCTGCCCGACTGGCCGAATTGGCAAAACTATGCCGGGAAAAAGGAATAAAATATATCTTTTTCGAGGAATTGGCCAGCCCCAGGGTAAGCCGGACATTGGCCCGGGAAGTAGGGGCGGAAGTTCTGGTCTTAGATCCTTTGGAAGCCCTTACCCGGGAAGAAACGCAACGGGGCCGGGACTACTTTTCCGTTATGGAAGAAAACCTGGACCGGCTGAAAAAAGCACTGGAGTAG
- a CDS encoding metal ABC transporter solute-binding protein, Zn/Mn family, which translates to MKKIFLGALLTVYLLVSGGCGVQSPEPTSAGKILVATTIYPLYDFANKIGGERIRLVNLIPPGVEAHDWEPGVQTLVRLNEARVLIYNGLGMEPWLEKVLEALENPDLIVVNASEGWEAVAEKRGEEPAVGQMSGPDPHIWLDPVVAVKMAQNIKEGLVKADPSRREYY; encoded by the coding sequence ATGAAAAAGATTTTTCTGGGAGCACTCTTGACAGTTTATCTGTTGGTCTCCGGTGGATGTGGCGTCCAATCTCCGGAGCCTACTTCCGCTGGGAAGATACTTGTCGCTACTACCATTTACCCTCTATATGACTTTGCCAATAAGATAGGCGGTGAACGGATCCGGCTGGTTAACCTGATACCTCCGGGGGTTGAAGCCCACGACTGGGAGCCCGGGGTGCAGACCCTGGTTCGGTTAAATGAGGCCCGGGTTTTAATATATAACGGCCTGGGCATGGAACCGTGGCTGGAAAAGGTTTTGGAAGCGCTGGAAAACCCGGACCTGATAGTAGTTAATGCTTCAGAGGGATGGGAAGCAGTGGCGGAAAAGCGCGGGGAGGAACCGGCGGTCGGGCAAATGTCCGGGCCGGACCCACATATATGGCTGGACCCGGTAGTGGCCGTAAAAATGGCGCAAAACATTAAGGAAGGCCTGGTTAAAGCAGACCCGTCCCGCCGGGAATATTATGA
- a CDS encoding amidohydrolase family protein, giving the protein MVGGYPLWDAHTHLFPERLFQAIWRWFDRRGWRIPFKEPTARLIQSLTEIGVEKAFFLTYAHKPGMSLELNRWMKSVVEKYPMLVPFGSIHPEDENLEEVISKTLDEWNFCGFKIHLLVQDLAADDPGLFPIYEALEERGKVLVIHAGGFPFEDDPEAPRRLARVFRKFPRLKAQVAHMGMFRMEQTLELVEEYPGIYLDTAYVFGNPELPLRVNRMEEILHTYRERIIFGSDFPIMEFHPLSSVKALLDLKLPDEIYRQIFRENARQLVEG; this is encoded by the coding sequence GTGGTAGGCGGTTATCCGTTATGGGACGCTCATACACACCTGTTTCCGGAACGACTGTTTCAGGCCATCTGGCGCTGGTTTGACCGCCGGGGTTGGAGGATACCTTTTAAGGAACCGACGGCCCGGCTGATACAGTCTTTGACGGAAATAGGGGTAGAAAAGGCCTTTTTTCTGACTTACGCTCATAAACCGGGTATGTCGCTGGAACTCAACCGCTGGATGAAGTCCGTGGTAGAAAAGTATCCCATGCTGGTACCTTTTGGTTCCATCCACCCGGAAGACGAGAATCTTGAGGAAGTCATCAGCAAAACACTGGACGAGTGGAATTTTTGCGGTTTCAAAATTCACCTGTTGGTTCAGGACCTGGCTGCCGACGATCCCGGACTTTTTCCTATCTATGAGGCCCTGGAAGAAAGGGGGAAGGTTCTGGTCATCCATGCGGGCGGGTTTCCCTTTGAGGATGACCCGGAGGCCCCCCGCCGGCTGGCCCGCGTTTTCCGCAAGTTTCCTCGGTTGAAGGCTCAGGTGGCCCATATGGGTATGTTCCGCATGGAACAGACACTGGAACTGGTAGAGGAATACCCCGGTATCTACCTGGATACGGCCTATGTCTTTGGCAACCCTGAGCTACCGCTCAGGGTCAACAGAATGGAAGAGATTCTGCATACGTACCGGGAGCGGATAATCTTCGGAAGCGATTTCCCCATCATGGAATTTCACCCTTTGAGCAGTGTAAAGGCTTTATTGGATTTGAAGCTACCGGATGAAATTTACCGGCAGATCTTTCGGGAGAATGCGCGGCAGTTAGTTGAGGGTTGA